The Desulfovibrio legallii genome includes a region encoding these proteins:
- a CDS encoding glycosyltransferase, giving the protein MGKRHALAAGALRAKFDLLVFVDSDSFLEPEAVREVVQPFCDPKMGAVSGRTEVQNKWTNALTKMQAVRYYVAFRFMKAAEAVFDGVTCLSGPLACYRKDLVLRYLDDWLNQKFFGYPATFGDDRSLTNFILAHHRTGYQDAAVCSTIVPSRMRTFMKQQMRWKRSWLRETLRASSFMWRKEPFMALSFYAGFLLPVLAPLVVVRTMLVIPIELGLFPYKYLAGILVTSTLMSASYLLFKRSTLWPYGIIFCLFYLAVLLWQLPVAVLTFWKSEWGTRNTSADVAAQGKRRYEQKMFVMPSDATSAEARHTDPCDRKAS; this is encoded by the coding sequence ATGGGCAAGCGCCATGCGCTTGCCGCAGGGGCATTGCGGGCCAAGTTTGACTTGCTGGTATTTGTTGATTCCGACAGCTTCCTGGAGCCTGAGGCGGTGCGGGAAGTGGTGCAGCCTTTTTGTGATCCTAAGATGGGGGCTGTTTCCGGCAGGACGGAAGTGCAGAACAAGTGGACCAACGCCCTTACCAAGATGCAGGCAGTACGCTATTATGTAGCTTTCAGGTTCATGAAGGCGGCTGAAGCTGTTTTTGACGGCGTAACGTGCCTTTCCGGTCCGCTTGCCTGTTATCGCAAAGACTTGGTGCTGCGCTATCTCGATGACTGGCTCAACCAGAAGTTTTTTGGCTATCCGGCCACATTTGGCGATGACAGAAGTTTGACGAATTTTATTCTTGCCCACCACCGCACCGGGTATCAAGATGCAGCGGTATGCTCCACCATTGTGCCTTCCCGCATGCGCACATTTATGAAACAGCAAATGCGCTGGAAGCGCTCGTGGCTGCGTGAAACCCTGCGTGCCAGTTCTTTTATGTGGAGAAAAGAACCTTTTATGGCGCTTTCGTTTTATGCCGGATTCCTCTTACCGGTTCTGGCCCCGTTGGTTGTTGTGCGCACCATGCTGGTCATTCCGATTGAACTTGGGCTGTTTCCCTACAAATACCTCGCAGGCATTTTAGTAACCAGTACGCTTATGAGCGCTTCATATCTGCTTTTCAAGCGCAGCACACTCTGGCCGTACGGCATAATTTTTTGCCTATTTTATCTGGCGGTGTTGCTGTGGCAGCTTCCCGTGGCAGTGTTGACCTTTTGGAAATCGGAATGGGGTACGCGCAATACCTCTGCTGACGTGGCCGCGCAAGGCAAACGGCGCTATGAGCAAAAAATGTTTGTTATGCCTTCCGATGCGACATCAGCCGAGGCACGGCACACTGATCCATGTGATCGCAAGGCAAGTTAA